The Augochlora pura isolate Apur16 chromosome 4, APUR_v2.2.1, whole genome shotgun sequence genome segment aaatagataatttcatattaaaaataatgtattttccAATATGTAATATGTTCAGTAGCGATTATAGTTcaatacgaaaaatattctcaataaattaatcatagcaaagatatttaattttaattattttttagaaccGCATGTGCTACTGTTTCGTAGACCACGAACAGATGTTCTAACAACTTCGTCTTGTAACAACTTTCGGAGAGAGACTCATAGGGTATATAGTAGTATAAATGACATTTAGTAGAATGTATTTACACAAATCATAGcaaatgaattaattgaattataaattagtattaatGCAATGACTATCATATTTTTGTGAGTAAGTGAACtttgcattattatattgtatcatagAAGTAAATATCATAagtagatattatatatatacacatttaAAACatcaaaactatttttgaaatgttgacaattatattgtaataggaatagaaatatcataataatacaaacaattaatatttaacccttaataattttaagtcaCCTCTGACGTGACAAACATTAGGCTTGAATATCTGACGTCCgataaagattaattattgtaactgccataattttataaaagttgtaACATGAAATGTATGATGTACACGACTTCATAAAAAGtttgaatctttttaattttagaaatcgaACCCGAATTTTGATGTAATGTCACCtaatttgtaacaaatatcAACGAATGAGATTTCGCAATTGATATCATGACGTTCCTTTTTAACATGCGTATTCATATAATAagtacttaaataataatgaaaagaagAGGTTATAATTTCATCGTGtaaattttactaataaattttttagatgTGATTCAgcaattagaattaaaattatgtttatcttttcattgaataatttcattatcaaaattatgtcacatatcttataaattttcatttttgattaaattataacagaaatattctatatttgaacctaaaaagaattttttatcattgtaataaatactgaatattattcaccgaacaataattataacattatttataatatttacgtaaataaTTCACAGTTCCAAAGTTATTTCCCTTGTcttattttgttgaaaataaatattttcttgtacaTAACTTGGAAcggaattttgaaaaaaattaaaactatttattttaacccctAATTTAAAtcactaaatattaaaagataaaacaatttttgtgatCAATTAGTTTTCAGTGTTTTACTTTATGGCATAAATTTTTTCATAGGAATATTACAgtgataaaattgtaatgtaaACGTTATCTGTATTATATAAGCAAACACttccattatttatataatttattttaaattccattATTTAATTCCTGCAGCCACTAACATGTTAtcttataaattacaaagaagGGACATGGAAGGGTAATAAATAACAGCAGtctttaatgtaatattatgttaattctATGCTTTAAATAATCCACTAGTTAATCTGAAACCACATTAAAGAGGAGCTTTTTCAATAAGTTTAAACCAATGACCACATTCACAGCGCCTAGGTTTTCCTTCATGTAGCCACATCCAGTTTACATGTGCAGCATCTGGTTCACAAACACACCCCACAATTCGACTTTTGAATGCACTCGGCACTAAATTTGGGCAAGCCTTTGAACTATCTGGTGATATTTGAATAGCCTTCATATGATATGGgtcctaaaattaaaaaattatgaaactgtACATTCTTATATGGTAAAGGTAAGAATTCATTAATCATTTGATTGATCTTTACCTTGAAAATATTAGCATGcactaatatataataatatttgtgtaaCAAACATTGTGATTGAATAACTTGCATTGTTGGCAATAAaaaaacgttaaaataatttttaacaattgaaattcaCTTAGATAAGTTTATAATGGACAAACAAAGAAAGATCTATTAAATCTTGTAACATCAAATGTTGGattattcaaaaaaaaaagaaaaattgatttttcaaacttaaccctttgcactcgagggcTCCGGAGCGGagccatttaaaatttgtcttcAAACTCGAGGGCTCCGCTACGGAGacaatggaaataattttcagtttttaacatgagaacaaaaacaaatcgtaaaaattagtTATAGGATATTTCGCTGTTGGTGACAAATGACGGTCGCGGCTCGCAGATTGTTATGCTCTCGATAACAGCACACAATCGCGGTTTGAGCAACATTCCGCATTCCGCACTTGGATGCAAGTGAGTTAAGTCGTGTTATTCAGCAGTAGAGTGTATATCAGATTCTAGTTTATctgttgtttttatattttgaattcatatttatatccCCGATATggcaaataaaagaaaaatttgtgaaaattatagtGATATTGAAAGTAGTAGCGACGAATTAGAATTTGAAGTTCATGGTGAACATTacagaaatgtaataattttataattttttttatatatcctAACATTTGTAtccataaacaattaaaaaaataataacatacaaCGATGACTTTTCTTTCAATGCGTATATCATGAACTTACATGTGAATATGATCTTTTCActcaaatggcttcgagttgCTGGTAATATGACTCAAAAAaaacttcgagtgcaaagggttaaaatgaatattttattatcatattatatgacctaataatattttgataaaaatgtattgaacTAAGCATATTTCTCATATATATTAAAGCACCTATAAGAGTATATAAGTGACACGCAGTCAGTAAGTCAACATAAAGAATTAATCAAAAAGTAATTAAcagaaactataaaatattatagttatagaaatattatatagaaactatacaatattatattcataaattatgttataaacttgattacaaatttcatattttaaaatattgttttgtagatatagaaatactatCTGTTTTATGAATACCTTCAATAATACGATAAAGGTAAAATTTATACCAAAAATGGCACATATTCAACTGCCTCGAAACTTACAAAATTGCCAGCTGCTGCAGCAAGTAATTCTCGCTTTTCCAATCCAGTAGCATGATCGAGAGGATCAGCCCACTCTTCATCTATGACAAGAAATAATCACAAATACAGAAATTGGAgtgataaagaaataataaattgtgttaTCACATTACGTAATGTGAAGATGCATTAagcttaaatgaaaaattttcttgACAGTTATTCAAAGAGAGACTATCATTTACCTTTTTTAGCGTTCGAACATGTGGAATTACGGAAAAATGTGCGTCGACATGTCTGAAAAACAGCACGACTGCGTAACCATgccatttttgaaattacacCTTTATATTGCCGAACGAAAACGGTCTTACACGGCACAAACTATTCGCTCCAAAGTAACTAAAGAGTGTCAAGTTAACTTACagaatcgattcgatcgattgTTAACTGGACGAATTTTCATGAAAGCTTTGAATAACGACATCTAGCAGAAACTACACCAACTAGGTAGTTGATCGCGTGATGAACAAAGGCAACACAGTAATGCTTTAACATAGGAAGTACATGTGGAGAAAAACCGTTCAGTCATATAGGGTCAGTTTCAAAAACTGTACttctctgattggttgacgATTTACTGCTGAAACAGAATCTACTGTGGATGAGCAATAAGAATGAGACCGTAAAGCGACACGAACTAAGTTTATCGTCCGTAGAAACCCTCGCAAGTAGAGCTCGTTGATCTTattctgtctctctcgatcATCTctcattctatttttaaagcaACTATGTACATGAAGATGAATGCGAAATAGAATGGTGGggataaaagaaattatcgtGGATAGGAAGAAAACGGTTCTTGATGTAGGGAGCGCAAGGACTAAAAACTAGGGTGGACTAGGGACTACTGTATAAATTTTGTGCAATTGAACGGATACTACAATTCGTTTGTTACTTTTACTTGCTTTTCAAAtcaatgttttaaatgaaTCCTATTTGTGCATACACCGTAGCTATAAGTTAATACAACTCATTGCTTACTTGTTAAGTTCTcccatttttgttattaaggGCATGAGTGTATTAGaggtatttataaaaaataataataatatatataaatttaaaaactataccCTTAGTTACTCAAGTAATTTGTCCAATCAAATcgcatataattaaattacaatgaaaacaGTTTATTCATTAAACTTTGATAGAAcgtcaatttaaaaaatctctaagtattttaaaatcgtttcatagaaatgtaaaagttatatGTATTcgaacttttaaaaattggacAATGTATCTAATAtggatttttctttataatttgtaaaattgatcaatttttatctaatttgtaaattatttaaaacataatacagtaaattgtattttaatatttttatataaaaagacacatcgtcaaatgaaaatagctTTGAAAAAACTTTTAACAACGACTGATTGTGAacttttaatatcatttcttaTCATCGTCGTTTAGGTATGTCAACAGAATCTCTAATGTCAATTACGTCAAGTCCTGGTCAACGCAAAGTGAAATCGTTCGTTGTGTACACAAGTTCTAGCACTGTGGTCATGAGTACATCCCCTGTCAGCAATCTGTATACCACATAAACGTAATAAGAAATTTGAATGTAATTCTAAATGATtgtttaaatcaaattttgtacGTTTTAAAACTTTGTCATTATTTGATGTAACGACTGTGTGGTTTATAACATTTCATTCTCTATACGTTGATATTTGATTATAATCGAACTGCAATTACATAAATTGGTGTCTCCATTTTTCGATCCGAGggatattgtattttgtttacataaatactattaaattactaCTATTATGGTATATTGGCTGCCAAAAAAGCGTTTTAGAAAAAGGTACTGTCgctttgttaaattatatgtattataatctTGGTATTATACAAGTCATTTATTCACTTACGgttattaatcttttaattctttaacttAACAAGCAGTTTGccataataaaactaatccTCTAACATGTATGTCAAGTGTAATTATTTCcactaattt includes the following:
- the LOC144469212 gene encoding cytochrome c oxidase subunit 5B, mitochondrial codes for the protein MAWLRSRAVFQTCRRTFFRNSTCSNAKKDEEWADPLDHATGLEKRELLAAAAGNFDPYHMKAIQISPDSSKACPNLVPSAFKSRIVGCVCEPDAAHVNWMWLHEGKPRRCECGHWFKLIEKAPL